GGTACTAACAATTCTCGCAAAACACCGAGAACAATTAGAAAAACTAGGGGTAAAATCTCTGTCTCTATTTGGTTCAGTAGCAAGGGATGAAGCACGTTTTGACAGTGATGTAGATTTATTGGTAGAATTTAGTAAAGCGGTAGGGTTATTTGAGTTTATCGAGGTACGACTTTACTTAGAAGATATATTAGGATGTTCTGTTGATTTAGGTACTCAAGATTCTTTAAAAGAACATTTACGACAACCTGTATTAAAGG
This Microcystis wesenbergii NRERC-220 DNA region includes the following protein-coding sequences:
- a CDS encoding nucleotidyltransferase family protein gives rise to the protein MKRDEVLTILAKHREQLEKLGVKSLSLFGSVARDEARFDSDVDLLVEFSKAVGLFEFIEVRLYLEDILGCSVDLGTQDSLKEHLRQPVLKDVINAF